In one window of Bradyrhizobium sp. AZCC 1721 DNA:
- the treZ gene encoding malto-oligosyltrehalose trehalohydrolase: MNDRQFGPLLTNYGTRFRLWAPGAKRVEVMLEQPHAMRRGEDGWFTADIAGVKAGARYKFRIDGELDVPDPASLFQPEDVFGPSEVIDHEAYRWRAASWHGRPWQEAMIIEAHVGTFTAEGSYRAMIDRLDHLVATGITALELMPLADFAGSRNWGYDGVLWYAPDSSYGRPEDLKELIDEAHLRGLMVMLDVVYNHFGPEGNYLGRYAPSFFTEAHTPWGSAIDYRVRQVRAFAIENALSWLRDYRFDGLRLDAVNSIVEPGGLSLLHDISAATGQLAAETGRHIHLVLENGDNRASILDSVQDPPHGKYRAQWNDDYHHAWRVLMTGEKQGYYGDYQRSPRSDIARSLSSGFVYQGEPSAFRGVRRGEPSGHLAPTAFINFLQNHDQIGNRALGDRLEGNADTRMIEAGLQILLIAPHIPMLFMGEEWGSTVPFPFFCDFGGELADAVRKGRRIELAWAYAEYGDEVPDALAASTRDSAVLDWDGRDAPAGRKRLTMVRNLLQVRRQEIVPRLAGAAFGKADAESNGLLTADWRMGDGTALRLTANLSEKAVSHGEAAGTLIWGSELGNSVPPWSVHWRIG, encoded by the coding sequence ATGAATGACAGGCAATTCGGCCCGCTTCTGACAAACTACGGCACGCGGTTTCGGCTGTGGGCGCCGGGGGCCAAACGCGTCGAGGTGATGCTGGAGCAGCCTCACGCGATGAGACGCGGCGAAGACGGCTGGTTCACGGCCGATATTGCCGGTGTCAAGGCTGGCGCACGCTACAAATTCCGCATCGATGGCGAACTCGATGTCCCCGATCCAGCTTCGCTGTTTCAGCCCGAGGACGTTTTCGGCCCGAGCGAAGTGATCGATCATGAAGCGTATCGCTGGCGGGCCGCAAGCTGGCACGGACGGCCGTGGCAGGAGGCGATGATCATCGAGGCGCATGTCGGCACCTTCACTGCTGAAGGCAGCTATCGCGCCATGATCGACAGGCTCGACCATCTCGTAGCCACCGGCATCACCGCATTGGAATTGATGCCGCTGGCGGATTTCGCCGGCTCCCGCAACTGGGGCTATGACGGCGTCTTGTGGTACGCACCCGACAGCTCCTATGGCCGTCCCGAAGATCTCAAGGAGCTGATCGACGAGGCGCACCTGCGCGGGCTGATGGTGATGCTTGATGTCGTCTACAACCATTTCGGCCCCGAGGGAAATTATCTCGGCCGCTATGCGCCCTCCTTCTTCACCGAAGCCCACACGCCATGGGGTAGTGCGATCGACTATCGCGTCAGGCAAGTCCGTGCCTTTGCGATTGAGAACGCGCTCTCCTGGTTGCGCGACTACCGCTTCGACGGACTGCGGCTCGATGCCGTCAACTCGATCGTTGAACCGGGCGGGCTGTCGCTGCTGCACGACATCAGCGCCGCTACCGGCCAATTGGCCGCGGAAACCGGCCGGCACATTCACCTCGTGCTGGAGAACGGCGACAACCGCGCCAGCATCCTGGATTCCGTCCAGGACCCACCACACGGCAAATACCGCGCGCAATGGAACGACGATTACCATCACGCCTGGCGCGTGCTGATGACCGGCGAGAAGCAGGGCTACTATGGCGATTACCAGCGTTCGCCGAGATCGGATATCGCCCGCTCGCTGTCATCAGGTTTCGTCTACCAGGGCGAGCCATCGGCTTTTCGCGGCGTCAGGCGTGGCGAACCGAGCGGCCATCTTGCGCCGACCGCCTTCATCAACTTCCTGCAGAACCACGACCAGATCGGCAATCGTGCGCTGGGTGACCGGCTAGAAGGCAACGCCGACACGCGGATGATCGAAGCGGGGCTTCAGATCCTGCTGATCGCGCCTCACATCCCCATGCTGTTCATGGGCGAGGAATGGGGCTCGACGGTCCCGTTCCCCTTCTTCTGCGATTTCGGCGGCGAACTCGCCGACGCGGTTCGGAAGGGCCGCCGCATCGAATTGGCCTGGGCCTATGCGGAATATGGTGATGAAGTCCCCGACGCGCTCGCCGCTTCGACCCGCGATTCCGCCGTTCTCGACTGGGATGGCCGTGACGCTCCGGCAGGGCGGAAACGCCTGACCATGGTGCGAAACCTACTGCAGGTCCGGCGGCAGGAGATTGTGCCGCGGCTGGCCGGCGCAGCTTTTGGGAAAGCAGACGCGGAAAGCAACGGATTGCTGACCGCCGATTGGCGCATGGGCGATGGCACCGCGCTTCGCCTCACCGCCAACCTGTCGGAAAAGGCCGTCAGCCACGGCGAAGCTGCAGGAACCCTGATCTGGGGTAGCGAGTTGGGCAATAGCGTCCCGCCATGGTCGGTGCACTGGCGCATCGGATAG
- a CDS encoding polyhydroxyalkanoic acid system family protein, producing MTKPLVVSIPHSLGREEAMRRLKTGLSRAASSVPMLSVDEERWEDNRMIFHVRALGQGAAGHVDVADDHVQVEVVLPWLLQRFAEAAQAAIRSRGQLLLTKKN from the coding sequence ATGACCAAACCGCTCGTGGTTTCCATCCCGCATAGTCTGGGCCGCGAGGAGGCGATGCGCCGCCTCAAGACAGGACTGTCGCGCGCCGCTTCCAGCGTACCGATGCTAAGTGTCGACGAGGAGCGCTGGGAAGACAACCGCATGATCTTCCACGTGCGCGCCCTCGGGCAAGGCGCGGCAGGCCATGTCGACGTCGCCGACGATCACGTGCAGGTGGAAGTGGTGCTGCCGTGGCTGTTGCAGCGCTTTGCCGAAGCGGCCCAGGCCGCGATCCGCAGCCGCGGCCAGTTGCTGCTGACCAAGAAAAACTGA
- a CDS encoding DUF3309 family protein — MSIGTIILIILIIALLGGFSGIGGGPFYGTGYYGGGGLGLVIVILLILLLLGKI; from the coding sequence ATGTCTATCGGCACAATCATTCTGATTATTCTCATCATCGCCCTGCTCGGCGGTTTCAGTGGCATCGGTGGCGGCCCGTTCTATGGCACCGGATATTACGGCGGCGGCGGACTGGGTCTGGTGATCGTGATCCTGTTGATCCTGCTGCTGCTCGGAAAGATCTGA